From the Anopheles coustani chromosome X, idAnoCousDA_361_x.2, whole genome shotgun sequence genome, one window contains:
- the LOC131268969 gene encoding coactosin-like protein, whose protein sequence is MADSVEVEQMAEAKPRKMALPTSLDKDAIREAYEDVRSNLNDYEWAVFKFDGLKIVCSAKGQGFEEFCSEFQDDERAFGYIRMQMGDEMSKRSKFLFLTWIGPEVGVMQRAKMSTDKSIIKDVINNFAVELQVETSADLDLEMFKAHLNKAGGANYGTGVRDA, encoded by the exons ATGGCACTGCCAACATCGCTTGATAAGGATGCGATCCGGGAGGCGTATGAGGACGTGCGCTCGAACCTGAACGACTACGAATGGGCCGTGTTCAAGTTCGACGGGCTAAAGATCGTCTGCTCGGCGAAGGGCCAAGGCTTCGAGGAGTTCTGCAGCGAGTTTCAGGATGACGAGCGCGCGTTCGGTTACATCCGGATGCAGATGGGTGACGAGATGTCGAAGCGCAGCAAGTTCCTGTTCCTCACCTGGATCGGCCCGGAGGTTGGCGTCATGCAGCGCGCGAAGATGTCTACCGATAAATCGATCATCAAGGATGTCATCAAC AATTTTGCCGTCGAGCTGCAGGTGGAAACGAGTGCCGATCTGGACTTAGAAATGTTCAAGGCCCACCTTAACAAGGCTGGTGGTGCCAACTATGGCACCGGTGTGCGGGATGCATAA
- the LOC131268956 gene encoding small ribosomal subunit protein mS29, producing the protein MMIRRIIRGMSYSPRALYSTATANAPVTEKFDEFRTIEQNPAKHSRAALSRFYTVPVEVRKQIFAHGGLPKNFEKQVKTFNECCLMVRQPAVEIIEHLQRTNFERPVNRFVLYGEDGAGKSLTLAHLLHYGHQQQYVLVHVPWVPNWMKRARETANSSTIDGALDLPLDGAAWLVHFKSQNGPLLNKLGLTVSRDYVWTKRETTPSGAPLLALVEHGISRAKFACDAIAALLHELKQHSCSGRVKTMVLIDGYNAFFHPHTRILTENKVRITPDRITLTRPFLDITRNDWTNGVCVLAVDRLALTEERMASCLPKYLLYREGFEHLDPFVPIRVDGYNDSEYHSCIQYYLDRKWIQAAEPGFEVELKMLSCQNPYQLMQLCSSL; encoded by the coding sequence ATGATGATCAGGAGGATAATAAGAGGCATGTCTTACTCGCCTCGTGCCCTGTACTCCACGGCTACGGCCAATGCACCGGTGACAGAGAAGTTCGATGAGTTTCGCACGATCGAGCAGAACCCAGCAAAGCACAGCCGCGCTGCATTAAGCCGGTTCTACACCGTGCCGGTGGAAGTGCGAAAGCAAATATTTGCCCACGGCGGCCTACCGAAGAACTTTGAGAAGCAGGTTAAAACATTCAACGAGTGTTGTCTGATGGTGCGACAGCCGGCGGTGGAAATTATTGAACATCTTCAGCGGACCAACTTCGAGCGGCCGGTAAACAGATTCGTCTTGTACGGTGAGGATGGTGCTGGAAAATCGCTCACGCTAGCGCACTTGCTGCATTACGGACACCAACAGCAGTACGTCTTAGTGCACGTTCCTTGGGTACCGAACTGGATGAAGCGGGCTCGAGAAACGGCCAACTCGAGCACGATCGACGGTGCCCTGGATCTGCCACTGGATGGAGCCGCATGGCTGGTGCACTTCAAGAGCCAAAACGGTCCACTGCTAAACAAACTCGGGCTCACGGTGAGCCGCGATTACGTGTGGACGAAGCGTGAAACGACTCCGTCTGGCGCGCCCCTGCTGGCACTAGTCGAGCACGGCATTAGCCGGGCCAAATTCGCCTGCGACGCTATCGCAGCTCTACTGCACGAGCTCAAGCAGCACTCCTGCTCGGGCCGGGTGAAAACAATGGTGCTAATCGATGGTTACAATGCCTTTTTCCACCCGCACACTCGCATACTTACGGAAAACAAAGTCCGCATCACGCCGGACCGGATCACGCTTACGCGACCCTTCCTGGACATTACCCGCAACGACTGGACCAATGGTGTGTGCGTGCTAGCGGTGGATCGGCTTGCGCTAACGGAGGAGCGGATGGCCTCCTGCCTGCCGAAATATCTGCTGTACAGGGAGGGCTTCGAGCATCTTGATCCGTTTGTGCCGATCCGTGTCGACGGATACAACGACAGCGAATACCACAGCTGTATTCAATACTACCTGGATCGGAAGTGGATCCAGGCGGCCGAACCCGGTTTCGAGGTGGAGCTGAAGATGCTGAGCTGCCAAAACCCGTACCAACTGATGCAGCTATGCTCATCCCTGTAA
- the LOC131268947 gene encoding double-stranded RNA-specific editase Adar isoform X1 yields MNSSATSSSNNKINISNNNNAINNKTSGSYTSSGAACHGMPSATSRRGTKRKTSAGTISSAIRKRRKLQHSSKPGESRQEQIPQTKNTVAVLNELKRNLVYKVESQTGPVHAPLFTISVVVDGQKFVGSGPSKKLARVAAAASALRSFIQFKDGATLTPIEPLHNVDFTSDDPMIENSIFPLSDAGPGMQEIISPEKGPVMLLHELFTDAHFECVSSDGLQHSKFTVVVTVNDNQRFEGTGPSKKMAKNAAAKAALASICNISFSPLQQSNVSLNGDNSFKQNKNFELPQTFADAVGKLVIEKFNEVMKGSDVYSRRKVLAGFVMTHGYDVKTARVISLATGTKCVSGEHMSVTGSVINDSHAEIIARRGLMDFFYSQLDLLCQQQQQQQTPESVPVSSTSPTPGNGQTVVTIGSGGTTLSNGTMAAAEPALPSQSDAADGESNASEQKPAIATQHAEVIFNKPSNDSSLYTLKEGIYFHLYINTAPCGDARVFSPHENDSMDVDKHPNRKARGQLRTKVESGEGTIPVKSSDGIQTWDGVLQGQRLLTMSCSDKISRWNVLGLQGSMLASVIEPIYLHSIVLGSLLHPAHMYRAICGRIENAIQGLPPPYRLNKPKLALMTSAESRNQTKPPNFSINWITNSSEVEIVNSFTGKLINNNTNTNKMSRLSKQSFYRRYAAIIARLPSVRLRQVKPTYFETKMSVNEYQQAKRELFAAFSKEDLGDWLKKPIEQDQFTLIVAKESEPPSLVSQPQTVPTVELNTLVSNATSSVGNCSK; encoded by the exons ATGAATAGCAGCGCTACCAGCAgtagcaacaacaaaatcaatatcagtaacaacaacaacgctatcaacaacaaaaccagCGGTAGTTACACATCATCCGGTGCAGCCTGTCACGGAATGCCGAGCGCTACGTCACGGCGTGGAACAAAACGCAAAACATCGGCAG GAACCATTTCCTCAG CCATCCGGAAACGGCGCAAGTTGCAGCATTCCTCGAAGCCGGGCGAATCGCGACAGGAGCAGATACCGCAGACGAAGAACACGGTGGCCGTGCTGAACGAGCTGAAGCGCAACCTGGTGTACAAGGTCGAGTCGCAGACGGGCCCGGTCCATGCACCCCTTTTCACGATATCGGTTGTG GTCGATGGGCAGAAGTTTGTCGGTTCCGGACCGAGCAAGAAGCTGGCCCGGGTAGCAGCGGCCGCTTCAGCCCTGCGCAGCTTCATCCAGTTCAAGGATGGGGCGACGCTGACACCGATCGAGCCGCTGCACAACGTCGACTTCACCAGCGATGATCCGATGATCGAGAACAGCATATTCCCGCTGTCCGATGCCGGGCCGGGCATGCAGGAGATCATCAGC CCGGAAAAGGGCCCCGTGATGCTGCTGCACGAGCTGTTCACCGATGCCCACTTCGAGTGCGTCTCGTCCGATGGGCTGCAGCACTCGAAGTTCACCGTCGTCGTCACGGTGAACGACAACCAGCGCTTCGAGGGTACCGGGCCTTCGAAGAAGATGGCGAAGAACGCGGCAGCCAAGGCGGCCCTCGCCTCGATCTGCAACATCTCGTTCAGCCCGCTGCAGCAGTCCAA CGTCTCGCTGAACGGGGACAACAGCTTCAAGCAGAACAAGAACTTCGAGCTACCGCAGACGTTCGCGGACGCCGTCGGCAA ATTGGTAATCGAAAAGTTCAACGAGGTGATGAAGGGGAGCGACGTTTACAGCAGGCGCAAGGTACTGGCCGGGTTTGTGATGACCCACGGGTACGATGTGAAGACGGCGCGGGTGATCTCGCTAGCCACCGGCACCAAGTGCGTCAGCGGCGAGCACATGAGCGTGACCGGCTCGGTCATCAACGACTCGCACGCCGAAATTATCGCCCGGCGCGGGTTGATGGATTTCTTCTACAGCCAGCTGGACCTGCtctgccagcagcagcaacagcagcagacaCCGGAGTCGGTACCGGTGTCTAGTACGTCGCCAACCCCCGGCAATGGGCAGACGGTGGTGACGATCGGCAGCGGCGGAACGACGCTGTCCAATGGCACGATGGCAGCTGCCGAGCCTGCGCTCCCCTCTCAGTCAGATGCGGCCGATGGCGAAAGCAACGCGTCCGAGCAGAAACCGGCCATTGCGACGCAGCACGCGGAAGTCATTTTCAACAAACCCAGTAACGACTCGAGTCTGTACACGCTGAAGGAAGGCATCTACTTCCATCTGTACATCAACACCGCACCATGCGGAGACGCGCGAGTCTTCAGTCCGCACGAAAATGATAGCATGGATGTGGACAAGCATCCCAATCG CAAAGCACGTGGTCAATTACGAACGAAGGTGGAATCAGGGGAGGGAACGATACCGGTCAAGAGCAGTGACGGCATTCAGACGTGGGACGGCGTTTTACAGGGCCAGCGATTGCTGACCATGTCCTGCTCGGATAAGATTTCCCGCTGGAACGTGCTGGGCCTGCAGGGGTCGATGCTGGCGTCCGTGATCGAGCCGATCTATCTGCACTCGATTGTGCTCGGTAGCCTGCTTCATCCGGCTCACATGTATCG AGCAATTTGCGGACGGATAGAAAATGCAATACAAGGACTACCCCCGCCGTATCGCTTGAACAAGCCAAAGCTGGCACTCATGACGTCGGCGGAATCGCGAAATCAAACCAAGCCTCCTAATTTCAGCATCAACTGGATCACGAACAGCTCGGAGGTTGAGATTGTGAACTCGTTCACCGGGAAGCTCATCAACAATAACACAAACACGAACAAGATGTCGCGGCTGTCGAAACAATCGTTCTACCGGCGCTATGCAGCCATCATAGCGCGCCTACCGAGCGTTCGGCTACGTCAAGTGAAGCCGACGTACTTCGAAACGAAGATGTCGGTCAACGAGTATCAGCAGGCGAAGCGGGAGCTGTTCGCCGCGTTCAGCAAGGAAGACCTCGGTGACTGGCTGAAGAAACCGATCGAGCAGGATCAGTTCACGCTTATCGTAGCCAAGGAAAGCGAACCACCGTCGCTCGTCAGCCAGCCGCAAACTGTGCCAACTGTCGAACTGAATACACTGGTAAGCAACGCTACTTCTTCCGTCGGCAACTGCTCCAAATGA
- the LOC131268947 gene encoding double-stranded RNA-specific editase Adar isoform X2 — MKQEKQTPTTMGGSVEASSARAGGATAASSIVTNKLKVSSGNLSRAGGNAAAGHHPKPQPEKGPVMLLHELFTDAHFECVSSDGLQHSKFTVVVTVNDNQRFEGTGPSKKMAKNAAAKAALASICNISFSPLQQSKFGLITSGAGNGSLGGSNSVSLNGDNSFKQNKNFELPQTFADAVGKLVIEKFNEVMKGSDVYSRRKVLAGFVMTHGYDVKTARVISLATGTKCVSGEHMSVTGSVINDSHAEIIARRGLMDFFYSQLDLLCQQQQQQQTPESVPVSSTSPTPGNGQTVVTIGSGGTTLSNGTMAAAEPALPSQSDAADGESNASEQKPAIATQHAEVIFNKPSNDSSLYTLKEGIYFHLYINTAPCGDARVFSPHENDSMDVDKHPNRKARGQLRTKVESGEGTIPVKSSDGIQTWDGVLQGQRLLTMSCSDKISRWNVLGLQGSMLASVIEPIYLHSIVLGSLLHPAHMYRAICGRIENAIQGLPPPYRLNKPKLALMTSAESRNQTKPPNFSINWITNSSEVEIVNSFTGKLINNNTNTNKMSRLSKQSFYRRYAAIIARLPSVRLRQVKPTYFETKMSVNEYQQAKRELFAAFSKEDLGDWLKKPIEQDQFTLIVAKESEPPSLVSQPQTVPTVELNTLVSNATSSVGNCSK, encoded by the exons ATGAAGCAGGAAAAGCAGACACCCACCACGATGGGGGGCAGCGTTGAGGCCAGCTCCGCGCGTGCGGGGGGTGCAACAGCGGCATCCAGTATAGTAACCAATA AGCTGAAAGTGTCGTCCGGTAACCTGTCCCGTGCCGGTGGCAACGCCGCCGCTGGACACCATCCCAAGCCGCAGCCGGAAAAGGGCCCCGTGATGCTGCTGCACGAGCTGTTCACCGATGCCCACTTCGAGTGCGTCTCGTCCGATGGGCTGCAGCACTCGAAGTTCACCGTCGTCGTCACGGTGAACGACAACCAGCGCTTCGAGGGTACCGGGCCTTCGAAGAAGATGGCGAAGAACGCGGCAGCCAAGGCGGCCCTCGCCTCGATCTGCAACATCTCGTTCAGCCCGCTGCAGCAGTCCAAGTTCGGGCTGATCACGTCGGGCGCTGGCAACGGTTCGCTCGGTGGCTCGAACAGCGTCTCGCTGAACGGGGACAACAGCTTCAAGCAGAACAAGAACTTCGAGCTACCGCAGACGTTCGCGGACGCCGTCGGCAA ATTGGTAATCGAAAAGTTCAACGAGGTGATGAAGGGGAGCGACGTTTACAGCAGGCGCAAGGTACTGGCCGGGTTTGTGATGACCCACGGGTACGATGTGAAGACGGCGCGGGTGATCTCGCTAGCCACCGGCACCAAGTGCGTCAGCGGCGAGCACATGAGCGTGACCGGCTCGGTCATCAACGACTCGCACGCCGAAATTATCGCCCGGCGCGGGTTGATGGATTTCTTCTACAGCCAGCTGGACCTGCtctgccagcagcagcaacagcagcagacaCCGGAGTCGGTACCGGTGTCTAGTACGTCGCCAACCCCCGGCAATGGGCAGACGGTGGTGACGATCGGCAGCGGCGGAACGACGCTGTCCAATGGCACGATGGCAGCTGCCGAGCCTGCGCTCCCCTCTCAGTCAGATGCGGCCGATGGCGAAAGCAACGCGTCCGAGCAGAAACCGGCCATTGCGACGCAGCACGCGGAAGTCATTTTCAACAAACCCAGTAACGACTCGAGTCTGTACACGCTGAAGGAAGGCATCTACTTCCATCTGTACATCAACACCGCACCATGCGGAGACGCGCGAGTCTTCAGTCCGCACGAAAATGATAGCATGGATGTGGACAAGCATCCCAATCG CAAAGCACGTGGTCAATTACGAACGAAGGTGGAATCAGGGGAGGGAACGATACCGGTCAAGAGCAGTGACGGCATTCAGACGTGGGACGGCGTTTTACAGGGCCAGCGATTGCTGACCATGTCCTGCTCGGATAAGATTTCCCGCTGGAACGTGCTGGGCCTGCAGGGGTCGATGCTGGCGTCCGTGATCGAGCCGATCTATCTGCACTCGATTGTGCTCGGTAGCCTGCTTCATCCGGCTCACATGTATCG AGCAATTTGCGGACGGATAGAAAATGCAATACAAGGACTACCCCCGCCGTATCGCTTGAACAAGCCAAAGCTGGCACTCATGACGTCGGCGGAATCGCGAAATCAAACCAAGCCTCCTAATTTCAGCATCAACTGGATCACGAACAGCTCGGAGGTTGAGATTGTGAACTCGTTCACCGGGAAGCTCATCAACAATAACACAAACACGAACAAGATGTCGCGGCTGTCGAAACAATCGTTCTACCGGCGCTATGCAGCCATCATAGCGCGCCTACCGAGCGTTCGGCTACGTCAAGTGAAGCCGACGTACTTCGAAACGAAGATGTCGGTCAACGAGTATCAGCAGGCGAAGCGGGAGCTGTTCGCCGCGTTCAGCAAGGAAGACCTCGGTGACTGGCTGAAGAAACCGATCGAGCAGGATCAGTTCACGCTTATCGTAGCCAAGGAAAGCGAACCACCGTCGCTCGTCAGCCAGCCGCAAACTGTGCCAACTGTCGAACTGAATACACTGGTAAGCAACGCTACTTCTTCCGTCGGCAACTGCTCCAAATGA